AGCCTGCAGGAGAGGTGACGCCGACCGCTCGGTCGGGCCCCCTGCCCCCGGCTGTCCGGACGGGGCCGTGCTAGAGTCGCAGCGCCGTGAAGATGGACTCTTCGGCCCTGAGGGAGCTGCAGGCCCCGCTGAAGCAGCGGTACAGGGAGGACCCGGAGGCCGCCCTGGTGACGCTCCGGGCTGAGGGCAGCCTGTCCGAGGGCATCGCCTGCAGCGTGCAGACCGGGCGCGCGCTGGTCGAGGCCGGCCTCCACCCCGCCACCGGCGGCGACGGCTTCCTCGCCTGCTCGGGCGACATGCTGCTGGAGGCGCTGGTGGCCTGCGCCGGCGTGACGCTCAGGTCCGTGGCGACGGCCATGGACGTGGAGGTCGTGTCCGGCAAGGTGACCGCCGAGGGACGCCTCGACTTCCGCGGCACCCTCGCCGTAGACAAGCAGGCACCCGTGGGCTTCGTCGACATCGGCCTGAGCTTCGCGATCGACTCTCCCGCACCTGACGAGAAGCTCGCCAAGCTCGTCGAGCTCACCGAGCGCTACTGCGTCGTCTACCAGACCCTTAGCGGCGGTGTGCCGCTGACCGTGAGCTACGAGCGCGTGGGCGGCGGCGAGGCGGGCCGCTAGGGTCGCCGGCGCCGGCGGTGGAGATGCCCATGGAGAGGTTCGAGGCTCGACTCGTGCGCCCCGAGGGCACCGGCACGTGGACCTACGTCGACCTGCCGGG
This DNA window, taken from Trueperaceae bacterium, encodes the following:
- a CDS encoding OsmC family protein, which codes for MDSSALRELQAPLKQRYREDPEAALVTLRAEGSLSEGIACSVQTGRALVEAGLHPATGGDGFLACSGDMLLEALVACAGVTLRSVATAMDVEVVSGKVTAEGRLDFRGTLAVDKQAPVGFVDIGLSFAIDSPAPDEKLAKLVELTERYCVVYQTLSGGVPLTVSYERVGGGEAGR